The following are from one region of the Aspergillus luchuensis IFO 4308 DNA, chromosome 4, nearly complete sequence genome:
- a CDS encoding alpha-galactosidase (CAZy:GH36;~COG:G;~EggNog:ENOG410PIUQ;~InterPro:IPR000111,IPR002252,IPR031705,IPR031704, IPR017853,IPR013780,IPR013785,IPR038417;~PFAM:PF02065,PF16874,PF16875;~go_function: GO:0003824 - catalytic activity [Evidence IEA];~go_function: GO:0004553 - hydrolase activity, hydrolyzing O-glycosyl compounds [Evidence IEA];~go_function: GO:0004557 - alpha-galactosidase activity [Evidence IEA];~go_process: GO:0005975 - carbohydrate metabolic process [Evidence IEA];~go_process: GO:0016052 - carbohydrate catabolic process [Evidence IEA]) yields the protein MLWWPWASSHYTVVLQRLPQLGLQIHRVCHAGREGCDNAASSIRVQADFIAIIANGTDFALNGDNVSYRFHVNSTTGDLISDHFGGVVTGTIPSPVEPAVNGWVGMPGRIRREFPDQGRGDFRIPAVRIRESAGYTISDLQYVSHEVIAGKNALPGLPATFGDAQDATTLVVHLYDNYSSVAADLSYSIFPKYDAIVRSVNVTNQGPGNITIEALASISIDFPYEDLDLVSLRGDWAREANVQRSKVQYGIQGFGSSTGYSSHLHNPFFAIVDPATTESQGEAWGFNLIYTGSFSAQIEKGSQGFTRALLGLNPDQLSWNLGPGETLTSPECVAVYSNQGLGSVSRKFHRLYRNHLMKSKFATSDRPVLLNSWEGVYFDYNQSSIETLAEESAALGVHLFVMDDGWFGDKYPRVSDDAGLGDWMPNPARFPDGLTPVVQDITNMTVNGTDSTKLRFGIWVEPEMVNPNSTLYHEHPDWALHAGPYPRTERRNQLVLNLALPAVQDFIIGFMTNLLQTPGISYVKWDNNRGIHETPSPSTDHQYMLGLYRVFDTLTTRFPDVLWEGCASGGGRFDAGVLQYFPQIWASDNTDAIDRITIQFGTSLAYPPSAMGAHLSAVPNAQTGRTVPITFRAHVAMMGGSFGLELDPATVEGDAIVPELLALAEKVNPIVLNGDLYRLRLPQDSQWPAALFVSEDGAQAVLFYFQVQPNVNHAVPWVRLQGLDPEAQYTVDGDQTYSGATLMNLGLQYSFDTEYGSKVVFLERQ from the exons ATGCTGTGGTGGCCCTGGGCCTCTTCACATTATACAGTCGTTCTGCAGCGGCTCCCGCAGTTGGGGCTTCAAATTCACAGGGTATGTCATGCGGGTCGTGAGGGATGCGACAACGCCGCATCTTCAATCAGAGTGCAAGCTGATTTTATAGCGATCATTGCGAATGGCACTGATTTCGCGTTGAACGGCGACAATGTCTCATATCGGTTCCATGTTAACAGCACCACCGGAGACTTGATCTCTGATCACTTCGGTGGTGTCGTCACCGGCACAATCCCATCGCCAGTGGAACCCGCTGTCAATGGCTGGGTTGGCATGCCTGGTCGAATTCGTCGGGAGTTCCCCGACCAAGGCCGTGGTGATTTTCGCATTCCCGCCGTTCGTATCCGGGAATCGGCAGGTTATACTATTAGCGATCTTCAATATGTGTCGCACGAGGTGATTGCGGGTAAGAATGCTTTGCCTGGCCTGCCTGCCACATTTGGAGATGCACAAGACGCTACGACTTTGGTAGTCCACCTCTATGACAACTATAGCTCCGTCGCCGCCGACTTGTCATACTCCATATTTCCAAAATATGATGCCATCGTGAGGAGTGTCAATGTGACTAACCAGGGCCCGGGTAATATCACCATCGAGGCCCTTGCAAGCATAAGCATCGATTTCCCTTACGAAGACCTTGACTTGGTCAGCCTCCGTGGTGACTGGGCCAGAGAGGCCAATGTTCAGAGAAGCAAAGTGCAGTATGGCATCCAGGG GTTCGGAAGCAGCACTGGATATTCCTCTCACCTTCACAATCCTTTCTTTGCCATTGTAGATCCAGCTACTACCGAGTCGCAAGGCGAGGCATGGGGCTTTAACCTTATCTATACGGGTTCTTTCTCTGCCCAGATAGAGAAAGGATCGCAAGGTTTCACCCGGGCACTGTTGGGTCTCAACCCAGATCAATTGTCATGGAACCTTGGTCCTGGCGAGACCCTAACCTCCCCGGAGTGTGTTGCAGTATACTCGAACCAAGGACTCGGCTCAGTGTCTCGCAAATTCCACCGACTATATCGAAACCACCTCATGAAGAGCAAGTTCGCCACTTCCGACCGTCCCGTTCTCCTGAATAGCTGGGAAGGAGTTTATTTCGACTATAACCAAAGCAGCATTGAGACTCTGGCCGAAGAGTCCGCTGCCCTGGGTGTCCACCTCTTTGTCATGGACGACGGCTGGTTTGGTGACAAGTACCCTCGCGTGTCCGATGATGCCGGGCTGGGAGACTGGATGCCCAACCCAGCACGCTTCCCAGACGGGTTGACCCCAGTCGTGCAAGACATTACGAATATGACCGTCAATGGAACAGACTCCACAAAGCTTCGTTTTGGTATTTGGGTGGAGCCCGAGATGGTCAACCCCAATTCCACTCTCTACCACGAACATCCGGACTGGGCGCTTCATGCTGGGCCCTACCCCCGTACCGAGCGTCGGAACCAGCTCGTTCTGAACCTGGCGCTTCCGGCTGTGCAGGATTTCATTATAGGCTTCATGACCAACCTCTTGCAAACTCCAGGCATCTCTTATGTTAAATGGGACAACAACCGGGGAATACACGAGACTCCGTCCCCGTCCACTGACCACCAGTACATGCTAGGGCTCTACCGGGTGTTCGACACGCTGACCACCCGCTTCCCAGATGTACTGTGGGAAGGATGTGCCTCAGGCGGCGGCCGCTTTGATGCCGGTGTGCTGCAGTATTTCCCCCAGATTTGGGCTTCTGACAACACCGACGCGATTGACCGAATCACCATTCAATTCGGGACCTCACTTGCCTACCCGCCATCAGCAATGGGAGCCCACCTGTCCGCGGTTCCTAATGCACAAACTGGTCGCACTGTGCCTATTACTTTCCGCGCTCACGTTGCTATGATGGGTGGCTCTTTCGGCTTGGAGCTCGACCCAGCCACGGTGGAAGGTGACGCCATAGTCCCCGAGCTCCTTGCGCTGGCGGAGAAAGTGAACCCCATCGTCTTGAACGGAGATCTGTACCGGTTACGCCTGCCTCAAGACTCCCAGTGGCCTGCCGCACTTTTCGTGTCCGAGGATGGCGCCCAAGCTGTTCTGTTTTACTTCCAGGTCCAGCCAAATGTCAACCATGCCGTGCCGTGGGTTCGGCTACAGGGGTTGGACCCTGAGGCGCAATATACTGTTGATGGTGACCAGACTTACTCCGGTGCAACGCTGATGAATCTGGGGTTGCAGTATAGCTTTGATACGGAGTATGGTAGCAAGGTAGTCTTTCTGGAGCGGCAATAA